One Arcobacter sp. FWKO B genomic window, GACCATTTAAAAGGCAATATTGGTAAAGCTTGGTTTGATCAGGCTAAACTTATGGAAAACTTCCAAGGTACTTTTGTGGTAAATACAAACTGTATTGTTCCACCAAAAAAAGATTGTTCATATCTTGATAGACTTTTTACTTACAAAATAGTAGGTGTTGAAGGTGCTACAAAAATAGAAAATGATGATTTTAGTGAGCTTATAGAAAAAACTCTTCAATGTAGTGAAAATCACACACTAGAATCTCCAACTATCCTAAATACTGGACATCACTACAAAAGCATATTGACCCTTGCACCACAAATAATAGATGCTATTCAAACTGGTAAAATAAAACAATTTTTTGTAATAGCAGGTTGTGATGCACCAGGAAAAGCTGGAGATTATTATAGACAAATGGCACAAAATATGCCAAAAGATTGTGTAATCATAACTTCAAGTTGTGGGAAGTTTAGATTTAATGATATAGATTTTGGGAATATCAAAGGTACTGATATACCAAGATACATTGACCTTGGACAGTGTAATGACAGCAATGGAGCAGTAGAAATTGCAAAAGCACTAAGTGGAGCATTAAACACACCAATTAATGACCTTCCTATTTCTATAGTACTTTCTTGGATGGAACAAAAAGCAGTTATTATCCTTTTAGGACTTTTTAGTCTAGGTATCCAAAACATCTACCTTGGACCAAAACCTCCACAGTTTGTAAACGAAAATATTTTTAACTTTTTAAGTGAGCATTTCAACCTTCATCTTACAGGTGATGCAAAAGAAGATTTAGCAAATCTTTTGATAGCTTGATACAAAAATAGACGGGTTAACTCCAATGTCATTAAGTTAAGAGTTCAAAATGCCAGATGTCTAACAAAGAGTAAAAGCACAAAATCTAGTGCATCTTTAAGACAAGCCCAGATGCTTGTGAGAAGCACTCTCTGTGAGTCATCTGGGGTTCAGATAGATAAAATTTATTAACTTAACTGAATAACATTACTTGCTACCTCATCTATCTTATTATCCTAATAGCATTTTGCTTATGATTTAATAAAATCTCTTTTACTCTTCTTTGCCATTGCTGACCAAAAAGTTGAGCTTCTTCTTCTGTAGCTCTATTTGAAATAACTTTTTGCATAAGATTAAAGTTGATATCACTTATAGCTAGATTTGATATATCATAGCTTACCTCTACGCTTTGGTTGTTATCAAGTCTTGTAAATTTCATTTCACCATTGATTTTTTTGTCATAAAACAATCTATTATTTCTTGCAAAATTGCCATTTAAACCTTTGAAACCATCTTCTTCTTTTGCCCCTGTTATAAAAGATGCTACATTAGCCATAACACCTATAACTCCATCAGCTTTTTTACCTTTCATTTCTATCTTTACATTACCTCTTGTTGGAAGCTCATCTTTATGCAAAGCCTTAAGTGCAGCCAATGTCATAAGATATGCACCAGCTACTGTAGGGCAAGAGTGTCCACTAAGCTTTACAACATCTTCATAAGAAAAAACAACTGTTTTTGGAAGTCCCAGTACAAAGCCAAGAGGCTCAAACATCTCTATTTTTTCTACATTATTAAAAAAATCCAAATATTCCATTTTTTCTCCTATTTTTGAAAAGTTTATTATAAAAAAGGATTTTTTACATTGATTTGTATCAAGTGGGGTATTTAATCAGTTAGTATCTTGAAGTTTAATATAACCAGCCAATTTGTTTACTCGTATCTTTAAAGTAGTACAAAGGAGGTGTTGTTGACTATTAAGTAAGGTTATATGAAAAATCACATATTTACAAAGTAGCTGGCTATAAGTAGAATATTATCAAATTTATAAACTTAATTCTTTGATGTTTGTCAAAAAAATAGTATTTCTTAAACTTTTTTTTATTTCTTTCTAAAAGTTTTGATAAATATAGATAGTCTTAGCATTATAGCCTGAAAAAAGGAGTTTTTATCACTATCTAAACTTTGAAGATAACTCACTATTTCACTCCTACCAAACATAGAAGCAAAGACTATTGGAGACTTTGAAAATCTATTGTCTATTATAACCCCATTTTCTACCAAAAGTTTGCAAATATCAAGATAACCTTTAAATGCCACACCAGCGATGATACTATGCCCATGGTCATTTACACTATTTACATCTGCTCCCATTTCTACAAGCATCTTAGATGTTTCATAGTTTCCATTATATGCACTAAGCATAAGCAATGTATTACCCCTTGAATCTTTGAGCTCTATAGGAAGTCCAGATTTTATCATACTTTGCAAGGTGGATGTTTCACCACTTCTTGCAAAATCAAGTGCCATTTGTTGAAGCTCTATATATCTTTTTTCTTCATCAGCACTCAAAGTAATCATTTTATTTCCCCAAAGCTTTTCTTACGCCATTTGCATATTCAATATGAACTTGCTCAAAAAGGGCAATTTGTCTATTTCTTATCTCATCAGGCACTCCATCCATAGCATCAGCAATATTGCTAAATAGCTGTGCCTTTTGACTATCGCTCATAAGCATAAACAAAGCTCTTGGTTGGCTAAAATCATCATTGCCCTCACGGTGATCATATCTATATCCATCACCATTTACACCAAATGGAGGCTCTACATATGACTTATCTTCCACCGCTCCACCAAAACTGTTTGGTTCATAATATGCATCTGTTGATTTAGGCTCAGCAAAATTCATACTACCATCCATATGATATGTATTTACTTCTACTATTGGTTTATTTATAGGAAGCATCTCATAATGAGTCCCTACTCTATATCTATGAGCATCAGCATAAGAAAAAATCCTAGCTTGAAGCATCTTATCAGGACTCCAACTAATCCCTGGCACTACATTTGATGGGCTAAATGAAGCTTGTTCTACTTGTGCGAAGTAATTAGCTGGATTTTCATTAAGCTCCATCACACCCACATCAATCATAGGATAATCAGCATGCGGCCAAACTTTTGTCAAATCAAATGGATTAAAAGGGCAATTTTTTGCCTGTTCATCACTCATCACTTGGATTTGAAAATCCCACTTTGGAAAATCCCCTTTTTCTATAGATTCATAAAGGTCTCTTTGTGAACTCTCTCTACACTTACCTACCACTTCAGAAGCCTGTGCATTTGTATAGTTTTTTATCCCTTGCTTTGTCTTAAAGTGAAATTTCACCCATGTTCTCTCCCCTTTATCATTGATAAGACTATAAGTATGAGAACCATAGCCATTGATATTTCTATATCCTACAGGAAGTCCTCTATCAGACATCAAAATAGTTACTTGATGGAGTGATTCAGGAGATAAACTCCAAAAATCCCAAGCAGCTGTATTACTTCTTAAGTTTGTTCTAGGGTGTCTTTTTTGTGTATGGATAAAATCAGGAAACTTTTGTGGGTCACGGATGAAAAATACAGGTGTATTATTTCCCACCAAATCCCAGTTCCCTTCTTTTGTATAAAACTTCATTGCAAACCCTCTTACATCTCTTTCTGCATCAGCAGCTCCCCTCTCACCTGCAACTGTAGAAAATCTCAAAAACATTCTTGTTTGTTCCCCTTTTTGAAGAACCTTTGCTTTTGTGTATTTTGAAATATCATGGTTTATTGTAAGTGTACCAAATGCAGCACTCCCTTTTGCATGAACTACTCTTTCAGGTACTCTTTCTCTATTTTGATGAGCAAGTTTTTCCAAAAGTTGATAATCTTGCATTAAAAGTGGTCCACGACTCCCTGCACTTAGAGAGTTTTGGTTATCTCCTACTATATTACCTGCTGTTGTTGTCATAATCTTAGCCATAAATACTCCTTATAAAATATTATGTGTTAATCTTATCTGTATAATCATTAATTGTTTATTAAAGGAAAATATTTATTATCTAATAATCTAAATAACTGGTAGTTATAAGTAGTTTCTAAATTTGATTTTGAATTTATCTGATGTCAATAAATTTGTATCTATTTGATTATAAGATTTTTGAAGATTTGCAAAGTTAGTTTTACTTTCTAAAAAGTTTTGTATAAAATAGCTCCCTTTAAAATATAAATTTTCAAGTGTTTTTATCATATTTGTAATATCATCTATATTCAATAAATTATCATGTACTGTTGTTCTAATTTCAAATTCTATTTTGCTTTCAATAAGTAAATTTATAGAATTAAGTACATATTCATAATAAAAGTTCGGATTTTGTGTAACAAGATTAAATTTTTCTTTTGTAGACTTAAAATCAAGTGCCACATAATCTAGTAAATTTAAATCAATTAATTCTTTTAACCCTTTAAAATTTACACCATTAGTATCAAGTTTTACCAAAAAACCCATCTCTTTTATTTTCTTTATAAATTCTAACATATATTCATCATAGCTAAAAAGAGGCTCTCCCCCACATAAAACTACCCCTTGCAAAAGCCCTTGTCGTTTATATAAAAAAGATAAAACCTCAAAATAGCTATAATTCCCATCACTTGTTACAATTTCAGTATTATAACAATATCCACACCTCATCCCACATCCACTAAACCATACAATACATGCAGATTTAGCTGGATAATCAAGAAGTGTAAAAGGAGTTATATTATAAACTCTTTTTTTCTTGGAAATATGTTCTTTGTCTATGCTCACCAATTTTTCCTATATTAAAACTCTCTACAGGTCTATGATATCCCATAACTCTAGTGTATACCATACATTTTGTTCTTTTACCTTTATTTTTCTCTAAAACTTCATTTTTACTCATTTTATCTCCTTGGAATCCCAGAGTCATCTGGGCTTGTCTTAATTTGGTATATTAGTTATTAGTAAGAAATATCATTATCCGTCCTATCAACTATCAATTCATCACACTTCGGACAATACTCATACTCACCACTAATATATCCATGAATTGGGCATACACTAAAAAGTGGTGTGATAGTCACATATGGAAGTTGAAAGTTTGTTATTACGGTTCTTAAAAACTCCCTACAACTATCTCCACTTTCTAGTTTTTCATTCATATATAAGTGAAGTACCGTTCCACCTGTATATTTGCATTGTAACTCATCTTGATGAATAAGAGCCTCAAAAGGATCAGCTGTAAAATCAACTTGAAGCTGAGATGAGTTTGTATAGTATATATTATCACCCATTCCAGCTTGTAAAATATTAGGGTATCTTTTGATATCCTCTTTAGCGAAACGATAAGTTGTCCCTTCAGCTGGTGTTGCTTCAAGATTATATAGGTTTCCACTCTCTTCTTGATATTGTGTCATCAATTCTCTAATAAAATCAAGAACTTCTAAAGAGAATTTTTTACCAAATTCACTTGAAATATCGTGCTTGTCATTTGTATAGTTTCTTATCATTTCATTCATACCATTTACCCCTATAGTTGAAAAATGGTTATTAAAATTTCTTAGATACCTTTTTGTATAAGGATAAAGTCCCCTATCAAACATCTTATTAATAAAAGCTCTTTTTTTCTCTAGCGTTGATTTTGCAATATCACAAAGCTCTTTTATCTTAGCAAGAAGTCCTTCTTTATCATCTTTATAAAGATATCCAAGTCTTGCCATATTAAGTGTCACCACCCCAATACTTCCAGTCATCTCAGCACTACCAAAAAGTCCACCACCTCGCTTTAGAAGTTCTCTTAAATCAAGTTGTAATCTACAACACATACTTCTTACATGCCCTGGCTTATATGCATTTGGATTTTCGCAAAGATTACCGTTTTCATCTTTTATATATTGACTTCCTATAAAGTTTTGGAAATAACTAGAACCAATTTTTGCACTATTTTCAAACAACACATCAGTATTTTCACCATACCAATCAAAATCTTCAGTAATATTTACCGTTGGTATTGGGAAAGTAAAAGGTTGTCCTGTTTTATCACCTTCAGTCATTACCTCATAATAAGCTCTATTTATCAAATTCATCTCTTTTTGAAAATACTTATAAGTCATATCAGATAAATTCTTTGCTCCTCTATGTTTTGCTTCTAACAGCAAGTCAAAATCATTAAGCCCTTCAAATAAATGCCTTTGATTTTTTGTAGGAATTTGGTCTTTAAGATCACTTGGAACTGTCCAGTCTATTGTTACATTTGTAAAAGGACTTTGCCCCCAACGAGCAGGAACATTTAAGTTGTAAACAAAACTTCTAACCGCCTTTTTGACATCATTATATTCAAGCTTATCTTTGAAAACATAAGGGGCTAAATATGTATCAAAAGAGCTAAAGGCTTGTGCTCCAGCCCATTCACTTTGAAGTATCCCCAAAAAGTTTGCCATCTGACCAAGAGCTTCTCTAAAATGGCTAGGAGCTGAGCTTTCTACCCGTCCTCTAATACCATTAAAACCCTCATCAAGAAGTACTCTAAGACTCCATCCAGCACAATATCCTGTCAAACAATCAAGGTCATGTATATGAATATCTCCATTTCTATGAGCATATCCTTCTGCTTTGGTATATATCTTATCAAGCCAATAATTTGCTATAAGTTTACCAGCAAGGTTATTTACAAGCCCAGCATTGGAATACCCAGTATTAGCATTTGCATTTATTCTCCAATCAGCTTTATTTATATACTCTTCTATTGAGCTAGTAGAGTTTACATATGTTGTATCTTCATTAAGACCTAGTATATGTTCTCTTTGCATTTTATGTAAAAATCTATAAGTTATAAATGATTTTGCAACATCAAAATATTTTGCTTCAAAAAGTCTTTTTTCTATAACATCTTGTATCTCTTCAACTGTTTGAATATTGTATTCTTTTATATCTGATAAAACTTGTTTAAATATTTGTTCGTCACACTTAACCACAACACTATCAAAGGCTTTTTTTATAGCATCTTCTATCTTAAATGGTCTAAATTCTTCCTGACTTCCGTCCCTTTTGTATATGTATTGCATTATATGTCCTAGATGATTGTTTTGTGATTGTGTATGGTAGCAAAAAGTTAAGACTTTTATTTTGATGTATGTCAAATTTAATAAGCCCAAGCGATTACTTGGGCTTTAAAAAAGAGATTATTTTTGAGCAGGTATTATAATACCTTTGTACGGTCCAAATTTATGTTGAGTTGTAGATTTATCATCTAAGTATGGTCCGATATCACTATCTGGAACTTTTACTTTAACATCTGGGAAATCTTTCGCTCTATCTTTTTTTACAGGTCTTTTTTTATCATAGTCATTTATATATGCAGCCACATCATAAGCTTCTGCATCTGTTAAGATTCTATGGTCATTACTAGCACCCAAAGGCATATTTGCTACTATCCAATCAGCTGCACGAATTACCCTATACATTCCAGCCCCTGTATTATATGTATCATCTCCCCAAAGTGCTGGATAAAGATAACCATTAGCTTTTCCTTCATTTTTGATACCTTCACCATTATTACCATGACAAGATGCACAATGAACTTGATATACTTTCTCACCAGCTTTTGGATCAGCTGCTCTACTCATTACCATTTTTCTATCAACTTGAGGAAACTCAGCCCCTTTTACCTTTGCACCTACTGGAATACCTTGACTTAGCCAATGAAAATAACTAACTATTGCTCTCATTTCTTTGCCATTTTCTGGTAATTCT contains:
- the hcp gene encoding hydroxylamine reductase, whose amino-acid sequence is MSMFCYQCEMSTPNGCGSTGATVGTCGKDENLSRLQDTMIFGLKGLSAYREHLNELNPTLTKNVDDIMSETLYFTLTNVNFNFDDHIKQLLKVGSAGIEVMDLLSNAHTNKFGVPTPVNVSQNKVEGKAILVSGHNLDMLEKLLIATQDKGINIYTHSEMLPAHGYPELRKFDHLKGNIGKAWFDQAKLMENFQGTFVVNTNCIVPPKKDCSYLDRLFTYKIVGVEGATKIENDDFSELIEKTLQCSENHTLESPTILNTGHHYKSILTLAPQIIDAIQTGKIKQFFVIAGCDAPGKAGDYYRQMAQNMPKDCVIITSSCGKFRFNDIDFGNIKGTDIPRYIDLGQCNDSNGAVEIAKALSGALNTPINDLPISIVLSWMEQKAVIILLGLFSLGIQNIYLGPKPPQFVNENIFNFLSEHFNLHLTGDAKEDLANLLIA
- a CDS encoding FmdE family protein, with the protein product MEYLDFFNNVEKIEMFEPLGFVLGLPKTVVFSYEDVVKLSGHSCPTVAGAYLMTLAALKALHKDELPTRGNVKIEMKGKKADGVIGVMANVASFITGAKEEDGFKGLNGNFARNNRLFYDKKINGEMKFTRLDNNQSVEVSYDISNLAISDINFNLMQKVISNRATEEEAQLFGQQWQRRVKEILLNHKQNAIRIIR
- a CDS encoding ankyrin repeat domain-containing protein; protein product: MITLSADEEKRYIELQQMALDFARSGETSTLQSMIKSGLPIELKDSRGNTLLMLSAYNGNYETSKMLVEMGADVNSVNDHGHSIIAGVAFKGYLDICKLLVENGVIIDNRFSKSPIVFASMFGRSEIVSYLQSLDSDKNSFFQAIMLRLSIFIKTFRKK
- a CDS encoding catalase, which codes for MAKIMTTTAGNIVGDNQNSLSAGSRGPLLMQDYQLLEKLAHQNRERVPERVVHAKGSAAFGTLTINHDISKYTKAKVLQKGEQTRMFLRFSTVAGERGAADAERDVRGFAMKFYTKEGNWDLVGNNTPVFFIRDPQKFPDFIHTQKRHPRTNLRSNTAAWDFWSLSPESLHQVTILMSDRGLPVGYRNINGYGSHTYSLINDKGERTWVKFHFKTKQGIKNYTNAQASEVVGKCRESSQRDLYESIEKGDFPKWDFQIQVMSDEQAKNCPFNPFDLTKVWPHADYPMIDVGVMELNENPANYFAQVEQASFSPSNVVPGISWSPDKMLQARIFSYADAHRYRVGTHYEMLPINKPIVEVNTYHMDGSMNFAEPKSTDAYYEPNSFGGAVEDKSYVEPPFGVNGDGYRYDHREGNDDFSQPRALFMLMSDSQKAQLFSNIADAMDGVPDEIRNRQIALFEQVHIEYANGVRKALGK
- a CDS encoding anaerobic ribonucleoside-triphosphate reductase activating protein; the protein is MSIDKEHISKKKRVYNITPFTLLDYPAKSACIVWFSGCGMRCGYCYNTEIVTSDGNYSYFEVLSFLYKRQGLLQGVVLCGGEPLFSYDEYMLEFIKKIKEMGFLVKLDTNGVNFKGLKELIDLNLLDYVALDFKSTKEKFNLVTQNPNFYYEYVLNSINLLIESKIEFEIRTTVHDNLLNIDDITNMIKTLENLYFKGSYFIQNFLESKTNFANLQKSYNQIDTNLLTSDKFKIKFRNYL
- a CDS encoding anaerobic ribonucleoside-triphosphate reductase: MSKNEVLEKNKGKRTKCMVYTRVMGYHRPVESFNIGKIGEHRQRTYFQEKKSL
- a CDS encoding ribonucleoside triphosphate reductase; protein product: MMQYIYKRDGSQEEFRPFKIEDAIKKAFDSVVVKCDEQIFKQVLSDIKEYNIQTVEEIQDVIEKRLFEAKYFDVAKSFITYRFLHKMQREHILGLNEDTTYVNSTSSIEEYINKADWRINANANTGYSNAGLVNNLAGKLIANYWLDKIYTKAEGYAHRNGDIHIHDLDCLTGYCAGWSLRVLLDEGFNGIRGRVESSAPSHFREALGQMANFLGILQSEWAGAQAFSSFDTYLAPYVFKDKLEYNDVKKAVRSFVYNLNVPARWGQSPFTNVTIDWTVPSDLKDQIPTKNQRHLFEGLNDFDLLLEAKHRGAKNLSDMTYKYFQKEMNLINRAYYEVMTEGDKTGQPFTFPIPTVNITEDFDWYGENTDVLFENSAKIGSSYFQNFIGSQYIKDENGNLCENPNAYKPGHVRSMCCRLQLDLRELLKRGGGLFGSAEMTGSIGVVTLNMARLGYLYKDDKEGLLAKIKELCDIAKSTLEKKRAFINKMFDRGLYPYTKRYLRNFNNHFSTIGVNGMNEMIRNYTNDKHDISSEFGKKFSLEVLDFIRELMTQYQEESGNLYNLEATPAEGTTYRFAKEDIKRYPNILQAGMGDNIYYTNSSQLQVDFTADPFEALIHQDELQCKYTGGTVLHLYMNEKLESGDSCREFLRTVITNFQLPYVTITPLFSVCPIHGYISGEYEYCPKCDELIVDRTDNDISY
- a CDS encoding c-type cytochrome; the encoded protein is MKKVILLSSAAAVCVTTLFALDVAELNKRADKGFKNQVVIENWEAPDFNNVPDNLFGESVKYGKELIEHTYKYIGPEVDDPSMRYAGNNFACASCHQEAGTKKYSAPFMTTAISFPQYRNRDNNIGSIEERVNGCMERSMNGKELPENGKEMRAIVSYFHWLSQGIPVGAKVKGAEFPQVDRKMVMSRAADPKAGEKVYQVHCASCHGNNGEGIKNEGKANGYLYPALWGDDTYNTGAGMYRVIRAADWIVANMPLGASNDHRILTDAEAYDVAAYINDYDKKRPVKKDRAKDFPDVKVKVPDSDIGPYLDDKSTTQHKFGPYKGIIIPAQK